In Oligoflexia bacterium, a single genomic region encodes these proteins:
- a CDS encoding HsdR family type I site-specific deoxyribonuclease, with product MSQHQAPSYLEDAISQIPALQVLQNLGYTYLTEQEWLKQRKERLNHVLLEDILEKQLKKINRFEYRGQTIEANQSSIQEAVRAIKNVLDEGLVKTNQNVYDLLTLGKSIELRDLGDNRERKNFVFQFIDWEHPENNVFHIADEFVVERTGSTETRRPDIVVFVNGIPLVVIECKRPDLKNPMKQTVSQSIRNQRADQIPKLFHYAQLLMAVSKNEAKYASVGANESFWFVWREEKEEAQRLSNIVNHGLNEAQKEKLFSSRSAKERSYFDAMESEGDRMVTEQDKLLIHMLEPKRLLELVRDFTLFDANVKKIARYQQYFAIQSTLDRISEKIEIGERSGQRRGGVIWHTQGSGKSLTMVMLAKQIALRSNIANPKIIVVTDRVELDQQIEANFKNCDVEVKRASTGKELVKLLKEERSQVITTVINKFDAVLSSNYENPDPNVIVMLDEAHRSQYGLANTKMQKVFPKAAYLGFTGTPLLKKDKNTVDRFGGFISKYTIDEAVKDGAVKPLLYEGRMALQNVDEQALDNWFEKISESLSDEQRIKLKEKFTKADLLHRTDQTIATVAFDISTHFQTQFQGTPYKGQLTVDRKETAIKFKKAFDEFGMVSTEVLISSPDDREDWSDVKEESTSEVKNFWDRMMDQYGNSERYDQQMRSKFKSDGDPEILIVVDKLLTGFDNPKATVLYINRSLKEHNLLQAIARVNRVFEGKDYGLIIDYFGVLGHLDEAMQTYSAFSEFDAEDIQGTITDIQSIIRILPQKHSDLWDVFKRVENKKDIEAFEVILADEPLRDLFRNRLSDYARTLETALSSLVFLEEVGLEKVEKYRNDLKFFENLRRSVMQRYADKDLDYDSYEKRMEKLLDTYVTSSEIKKLTPLVNIFDRKGMLEAIDDAKTDRAKAETILNRTKQTINEKLEEDPTFYRKYSQLIEDLISQYKEKRISDSEYVQQAFHFFDAVAYRKNDDVPKEVAYSTTAQAYYGVAKESIAPYGLDQAKQQEAAIELAKNIDQRIEQEKRVDWTKSTDAQNKMRNAIDLFLIEWQEKSGVSLSTDEMDDIIEKSLDIARNQESND from the coding sequence ATGAGTCAGCATCAAGCCCCGTCCTATCTCGAAGATGCCATTTCTCAAATTCCTGCACTGCAAGTGCTTCAAAACCTTGGCTACACCTATTTAACCGAACAAGAATGGTTAAAGCAGCGTAAGGAAAGACTCAATCATGTCTTACTAGAAGATATACTTGAAAAGCAGCTCAAGAAAATCAATCGCTTTGAATATCGCGGTCAAACCATTGAAGCCAATCAGTCGAGCATTCAAGAAGCTGTTCGTGCGATAAAGAATGTTTTGGATGAAGGCTTGGTTAAAACCAATCAGAATGTTTATGATCTTTTAACATTGGGGAAAAGCATTGAACTGCGTGACTTGGGAGATAACAGAGAGCGTAAAAACTTTGTCTTTCAGTTTATCGACTGGGAACACCCAGAAAACAACGTTTTTCACATTGCCGATGAGTTTGTTGTGGAACGTACAGGAAGCACGGAAACCAGAAGGCCAGACATCGTAGTTTTTGTAAATGGCATTCCCTTGGTTGTCATTGAATGCAAACGACCTGATTTGAAAAATCCGATGAAGCAAACCGTCTCCCAAAGCATTCGCAATCAACGCGCAGACCAGATACCCAAGCTTTTTCATTATGCTCAATTGCTCATGGCTGTAAGTAAGAATGAAGCCAAGTATGCCAGTGTAGGTGCCAATGAATCGTTTTGGTTCGTCTGGCGAGAGGAAAAGGAAGAAGCTCAGAGATTATCCAACATTGTGAACCATGGTTTAAACGAAGCTCAGAAGGAGAAGCTCTTTTCGAGTCGAAGTGCAAAAGAGCGAAGTTATTTTGACGCCATGGAAAGTGAAGGCGACCGTATGGTTACCGAGCAAGACAAACTGCTCATCCATATGCTGGAACCCAAGCGTTTGTTGGAACTGGTCCGTGATTTCACTTTGTTTGATGCCAACGTAAAAAAGATTGCCCGCTACCAGCAGTACTTTGCCATTCAATCCACACTTGATCGAATTTCTGAAAAGATCGAAATAGGCGAACGAAGTGGGCAGAGAAGAGGAGGCGTGATTTGGCATACTCAGGGTTCAGGGAAGTCTCTAACCATGGTGATGCTGGCCAAACAAATCGCCCTGAGATCTAACATTGCCAATCCAAAAATCATTGTGGTGACGGACCGAGTCGAGTTAGACCAGCAAATCGAGGCTAATTTCAAGAATTGTGATGTGGAAGTTAAACGCGCTTCTACAGGGAAAGAGTTGGTGAAACTTCTCAAAGAAGAACGTTCACAAGTCATTACCACAGTTATTAATAAATTTGATGCGGTGCTGAGTTCAAACTATGAGAACCCAGATCCGAACGTCATAGTTATGCTCGATGAAGCGCACCGTTCTCAATACGGCCTAGCCAATACGAAAATGCAGAAAGTCTTTCCCAAAGCTGCATATCTCGGATTCACAGGTACGCCACTGCTTAAAAAAGATAAGAATACCGTCGATCGATTTGGTGGATTCATCAGCAAATATACCATCGATGAAGCGGTAAAAGACGGTGCCGTAAAACCACTTTTGTATGAAGGCAGAATGGCTCTGCAAAATGTAGATGAACAAGCTTTGGACAATTGGTTTGAGAAAATATCGGAGTCACTCAGTGATGAACAACGAATCAAACTTAAAGAAAAATTTACCAAAGCAGATTTACTTCATCGAACCGATCAAACCATTGCCACTGTTGCTTTTGATATCAGCACGCATTTTCAAACGCAGTTTCAAGGGACACCTTATAAAGGTCAGCTTACGGTTGATCGCAAAGAAACGGCCATCAAGTTCAAAAAGGCTTTTGATGAGTTTGGTATGGTGAGTACCGAAGTGTTGATTTCTTCACCTGATGATCGAGAGGATTGGTCGGATGTAAAGGAAGAAAGCACGAGTGAAGTGAAGAACTTCTGGGACCGTATGATGGACCAATACGGAAATTCTGAGCGGTACGATCAGCAAATGCGTTCCAAGTTTAAAAGTGATGGTGATCCTGAAATTCTCATCGTTGTCGACAAACTGCTTACAGGTTTTGATAATCCGAAGGCAACGGTTTTGTATATCAACCGCTCTTTAAAAGAGCATAATCTTTTGCAAGCCATTGCACGAGTGAATCGTGTGTTTGAGGGTAAAGACTACGGTTTGATCATCGATTACTTTGGTGTGCTGGGGCATTTGGATGAAGCCATGCAGACCTATTCGGCTTTTTCTGAGTTCGATGCCGAAGATATTCAAGGCACCATTACCGATATTCAATCGATCATTCGCATTCTGCCACAGAAACATTCTGACTTATGGGATGTGTTTAAAAGGGTAGAGAACAAGAAAGACATTGAGGCTTTTGAGGTGATTTTGGCCGATGAGCCACTTCGTGATTTGTTTCGCAATCGGCTGTCAGATTACGCTCGAACCTTAGAGACCGCTTTGTCTTCTTTGGTTTTTCTAGAAGAAGTGGGATTGGAAAAAGTTGAAAAGTATCGAAATGACTTAAAGTTCTTTGAAAACCTCAGACGTTCGGTCATGCAACGCTATGCGGATAAAGATTTAGATTACGATAGTTATGAAAAACGTATGGAGAAATTACTAGATACCTACGTAACTTCTTCTGAGATTAAAAAGTTAACACCTTTGGTGAATATCTTTGATCGCAAAGGAATGCTGGAAGCCATTGATGATGCGAAGACAGATCGTGCGAAAGCTGAAACCATACTTAACCGCACAAAGCAGACCATCAATGAAAAACTAGAAGAAGACCCAACGTTTTATCGCAAGTACTCTCAGCTTATTGAAGATTTGATCTCGCAGTATAAGGAAAAGAGAATCTCTGACAGCGAATATGTGCAGCAAGCGTTTCACTTCTTTGATGCAGTGGCCTATCGAAAAAATGACGATGTGCCTAAAGAGGTGGCTTATTCGACCACTGCCCAGGCTTATTATGGCGTGGCCAAAGAGAGCATTGCTCCCTATGGCTTGGATCAAGCTAAACAACAAGAAGCGGCCATTGAACTGGCCAAAAATATCGATCAACGGATTGAACAAGAAAAGCGAGTGGACTGGACCAAAAGTACAGACGCTCAAAACAAGATGCGCAATGCCATCGATTTGTTTCTCATAGAGTGGCAGGAAAAAAGCGGTGTGTCTCTGAGCACCGATGAGATGGACGATATTATTGAGAAGTCTTTGGATATCGCTCGAAATCAGGAGAGTAACGATTGA
- a CDS encoding type I restriction-modification system subunit M, whose protein sequence is MTENKKVTQSDVNKIAWKACDTFRGVVDPAQYKDYILSILFFKYLSDIWRDKQEQYSEQFGGDESKIERFMSRERFIIPIGASFYDVYERRNDPNIGEILNKALMDIEDHPSNKAKLEGMFRNIDFNSEVNLGSTKERNQRIKHLLEDFGSSQMDLRPSHLDGQDIIGNTYEYLISNFASSAAKKGGEFFTPKEVSILLAKLVQPKKGERICDPTAGSGSLLIRVAQEIGSDDFALYGQESNVGTWALSKMNMFLHGIDGARMERGDTLRNPKLIEDDHLVKYDVVVANPPFSLDKWGAEIADKDPFERFHRGVPPKSKGDYAFITHMVESINEHGRVGVIVPHGVLFRGSSEGRIREQLIKENLLDAVIGLPSKLFFGTGIPAAILLFKKGKKTEDVIFIDASREFEEGTKQNQLTEKHIEKIVNTYKDRKDLDKYAHVASLDEIERNDFNLNIPRYVDTFEEEEEIDIKAVQGEIEKIEEELAEVRSQMKKYLKELGI, encoded by the coding sequence ATGACAGAGAATAAAAAGGTAACTCAATCAGACGTGAATAAAATAGCTTGGAAGGCCTGCGATACCTTTCGTGGCGTGGTTGATCCAGCGCAATACAAAGACTATATTTTGTCTATTCTCTTTTTCAAGTACCTCAGTGACATCTGGCGAGACAAGCAAGAGCAGTATTCTGAACAGTTTGGAGGGGATGAAAGTAAAATTGAACGTTTCATGTCCCGTGAACGTTTTATCATTCCCATAGGTGCATCTTTTTACGATGTTTATGAAAGACGAAACGACCCCAACATCGGTGAAATTCTCAACAAAGCCTTGATGGACATTGAGGACCATCCTTCAAACAAAGCCAAGTTGGAAGGGATGTTTCGCAATATCGACTTTAATTCCGAAGTAAACTTAGGTTCTACCAAAGAACGAAACCAGCGCATCAAACATTTGCTCGAAGACTTCGGCAGTTCACAAATGGATCTTCGGCCTTCTCACCTGGATGGTCAGGACATCATTGGAAATACCTACGAATACCTTATTTCCAACTTTGCCAGCAGTGCCGCGAAAAAAGGAGGAGAGTTCTTTACGCCCAAGGAAGTTTCCATTCTTTTGGCCAAACTGGTTCAGCCTAAAAAAGGTGAACGGATTTGTGACCCTACAGCAGGATCAGGTTCTCTACTGATTCGAGTAGCGCAAGAGATTGGGTCAGATGATTTTGCTTTATACGGCCAAGAGTCCAACGTGGGAACTTGGGCGCTTTCGAAGATGAATATGTTCCTTCATGGGATAGACGGTGCTCGCATGGAGCGTGGAGATACGCTTCGAAATCCCAAACTGATTGAAGATGATCATTTGGTGAAATACGATGTAGTTGTGGCCAATCCTCCCTTTTCTTTGGATAAGTGGGGAGCCGAAATAGCAGATAAAGACCCCTTCGAACGCTTTCATCGAGGGGTGCCGCCCAAAAGCAAGGGTGATTATGCGTTTATCACGCATATGGTGGAGAGCATCAACGAGCATGGCAGAGTCGGTGTGATAGTGCCTCACGGTGTTTTGTTTCGAGGGTCCTCCGAAGGCAGAATTCGTGAACAGTTGATCAAAGAAAATCTTTTGGATGCGGTGATTGGTTTGCCTTCTAAGTTGTTTTTTGGGACGGGCATTCCTGCAGCCATTCTTCTGTTTAAAAAAGGTAAAAAAACAGAAGACGTTATCTTTATCGATGCCAGTCGAGAGTTTGAAGAGGGCACCAAACAAAACCAACTGACCGAAAAGCATATTGAGAAAATTGTTAACACATACAAAGATCGAAAAGATCTTGATAAGTATGCGCACGTCGCTTCTCTAGATGAAATTGAGCGGAATGACTTCAACCTAAATATTCCAAGGTATGTTGACACCTTTGAAGAGGAAGAAGAGATCGATATTAAGGCTGTGCAAGGAGAAATCGAGAAAATTGAAGAGGAGCTTGCGGAAGTTAGATCTCAAATGAAGAAGTATCTCAAGGAGTTGGGGATTTGA
- a CDS encoding DUF4263 domain-containing protein, with translation MAGKKHVEYKVTRKNFGDLKDKPFYLTKKLHDSFKTKKNKRGENIADLIQEGRAFRGFKHLFERVAEKNGTLILTHEKTKKVKDQYFINLEDYRKFGQGKFLSLYRESGLEISLGYLSKYVPDEFQSESNVSQKELKAFESHFEEGVDKLTEKKKNTKRLIEQTAEVLKKKRDEKKHLQESIDSLKKIQAESNISYYMSCLNELKERLTKKYPETKGKNSWQSWIYKNNWVFGTHYQSAIEKEKVGFNNIPDYLFPTLDGFIDVLEIKRPDQEIIIRDKSHTGSFAWSGECNKAIGQVVNYLHEMELNQLRIAQNIGRKYKDNLEAGIHVVKPRGFILIGKTDDWGEVEREAFRKLNYSLHGIQVISYTELTKKVEKLISLYNG, from the coding sequence ATGGCAGGTAAGAAACATGTTGAATATAAGGTGACTAGAAAAAACTTTGGGGATCTTAAGGATAAGCCATTTTATCTTACCAAAAAGCTTCATGATAGCTTCAAGACCAAGAAAAATAAAAGGGGTGAAAATATAGCGGATCTTATTCAAGAAGGTAGGGCATTTCGTGGATTTAAACATCTCTTTGAAAGAGTTGCCGAGAAAAACGGTACTTTAATATTGACTCACGAAAAAACAAAAAAAGTAAAAGACCAATATTTTATAAATTTGGAAGATTACAGGAAGTTTGGCCAGGGTAAATTCCTTTCATTATATCGGGAGAGTGGTCTCGAAATATCTCTTGGGTATTTGTCAAAATATGTCCCTGATGAATTTCAGTCAGAGAGTAATGTGTCTCAAAAAGAATTGAAAGCTTTTGAATCCCACTTTGAAGAGGGGGTCGATAAATTAACCGAGAAAAAAAAGAACACCAAACGTCTTATCGAACAAACAGCAGAAGTATTAAAAAAGAAGCGTGATGAAAAGAAACATTTGCAAGAATCGATTGATAGCTTGAAGAAAATTCAAGCAGAGTCAAATATTTCATATTATATGAGTTGTCTCAACGAGCTAAAAGAACGTCTGACAAAGAAATACCCTGAGACAAAAGGCAAAAACTCCTGGCAATCGTGGATTTATAAAAATAATTGGGTATTTGGAACTCACTATCAAAGTGCTATTGAAAAAGAAAAAGTGGGTTTTAATAATATTCCAGACTACCTTTTCCCTACATTGGATGGCTTTATTGACGTATTAGAAATAAAAAGGCCCGACCAAGAAATTATTATAAGGGACAAGTCTCATACTGGGTCTTTTGCTTGGTCTGGAGAATGCAATAAGGCAATTGGACAAGTTGTAAACTATCTTCATGAAATGGAACTTAACCAGCTCAGAATAGCTCAAAATATTGGAAGAAAGTATAAGGATAATTTGGAAGCTGGAATTCATGTAGTTAAGCCAAGGGGATTTATCTTAATTGGCAAAACAGATGATTGGGGGGAAGTGGAGAGGGAGGCATTTAGAAAGCTTAACTATTCATTGCATGGAATACAGGTAATTTCTTACACTGAGCTAACGAAGAAAGTTGAAAAGTTGATAAGTCTATACAATGGATAA
- a CDS encoding restriction endonuclease subunit S, with protein MSVGEMLKDGYLLHHMDGNHGALYPRASEFVEAGVPYLTANAIISGQVDWTQAKYLTPERAGKLQKGFAKDGDVLFAHNATVGPVALLRTDEEQVVLSTTLTYYRCNPNKLDNRYLKHALGSSLFSRQYERIMGQSTRNQVPITTQRKLHVPLPPLAEQKKIAEILSCWDRAIELLEKLKIQLSYLARATSYQLYSAKFKSNPRRIATDLGNFPEGWTVKRLKDVCSINKSSLSASTPEDEEFYYVDLSAVKSRNVAVPVEKMRFAALPSRARRRAQIGDILMATVRPNLKGFAQISSTKTPLVVSTGFAVLETHRKQDAKYLLNYLFSHLMERQVNSLIVGSNYPALNSNDVGNLLVPWPESDSIREMIGNQIDLIYSQVTTLSAVIELIERQKKGLMQKLLTGKIRVKV; from the coding sequence TTGTCAGTAGGTGAAATGTTGAAGGATGGCTACCTGCTGCATCACATGGATGGCAATCATGGCGCTCTCTATCCAAGGGCCAGCGAATTTGTTGAGGCAGGTGTTCCCTATCTGACAGCCAATGCGATCATCTCAGGCCAGGTTGACTGGACACAGGCCAAGTATTTAACCCCTGAACGAGCCGGTAAGCTTCAAAAGGGTTTTGCGAAAGATGGAGATGTGCTCTTTGCTCATAACGCGACTGTTGGCCCCGTGGCTTTGCTCCGAACAGATGAGGAGCAAGTTGTATTGAGTACGACGCTAACCTATTACCGTTGCAATCCGAACAAGCTTGATAATCGGTATTTGAAGCACGCGTTGGGGTCGTCATTGTTTTCGAGGCAGTACGAAAGAATTATGGGTCAGAGTACCAGGAATCAAGTGCCAATAACGACTCAGAGGAAATTACATGTTCCTCTTCCCCCTCTCGCCGAACAAAAGAAAATCGCCGAAATTCTCTCCTGCTGGGACCGAGCGATTGAGTTATTGGAAAAATTAAAAATACAATTAAGCTACCTGGCCAGGGCCACATCCTATCAACTATACTCTGCAAAGTTCAAATCAAATCCACGTCGTATAGCGACAGATCTTGGGAACTTCCCCGAAGGTTGGACTGTAAAACGTTTAAAAGATGTTTGTTCCATAAATAAAAGCTCTCTATCTGCTTCTACGCCAGAGGATGAAGAGTTCTACTATGTTGATTTGTCTGCAGTTAAGTCAAGAAACGTAGCAGTGCCAGTGGAGAAGATGCGCTTTGCAGCTTTGCCGTCAAGAGCGAGACGCCGAGCCCAAATTGGTGATATTTTAATGGCTACGGTTAGGCCGAATCTTAAAGGATTTGCGCAAATATCGTCAACCAAGACACCGTTAGTGGTATCCACTGGGTTTGCGGTTCTAGAAACACATCGCAAACAAGATGCAAAGTATTTACTGAACTACTTATTTTCCCATTTGATGGAACGGCAAGTTAATTCCTTAATTGTCGGTTCAAACTATCCAGCTCTGAATTCGAATGATGTTGGCAACCTACTTGTACCATGGCCTGAGTCTGATTCTATCAGAGAAATGATTGGCAATCAGATCGACCTTATTTACTCGCAAGTGACTACATTAAGTGCAGTAATTGAATTAATTGAACGACAAAAAAAAGGTCTCATGCAAAAGCTTCTCACGGGAAAGATTCGGGTGAAAGTATGA
- a CDS encoding DUF2779 domain-containing protein: protein MGSEANKPYLTKSLFKLASECPRKLFYQTHPHQYENQSREDPFIEGLANGGYQVEGLARELFPNGLEIEADSITEIDLQTRKYLAENDHGVLFQAGLIAEDMAAVFDILNVYGDTIEVIEVKAKSIDAEETFFKNNKKGIKKEWLPYLLDIAFQVHVLETAYPNKTIIPKIALVDKARKCQVDGMNQRFVLKPKSNSYKTEVIRKEGPIDSTLIKIIPVAEEIEFLKKHGIANELNQENKNHLQTSIKIFSDSLPKKEKLHPKLGTHCKKCEFKSEDLNQSGVHECWKNKDSQPLVIDVWHAKQKWIDEGLRFMHELDYDHLENKEKNSSRALRQWLQIQNTLNPSGAKFERKAFKEQLAQLEYPFHFIDFESSTVALPFFKNMQPYQTVAFQYSHHILYESGQIEHVSQYLNTTPGQFPNFDFARHLKKSLEPVKGSIFMYHPHENTVLNHIIDQLLESKEKDSDELIAWLESLTYKKEKNRYIREPGNRAMIDLKQMVVDFYYHPKMRGSNSIKHVFPAIINDSAFLQKKYSAPIYGTSEFVSKNFKDKVWITKNENNQIINPYEQLPEIAIEDQAFDAQSENLPEFQHDSIGNGGAAMMAYAYLQFSEVPSETREQIKKALLQYCELDTLAMAMIMEAWINYDK from the coding sequence TTGGGATCTGAAGCCAATAAGCCGTATCTCACCAAGTCGCTGTTTAAGCTAGCGTCCGAGTGCCCACGAAAATTATTCTATCAGACCCATCCGCATCAATACGAAAATCAAAGTAGAGAAGATCCTTTTATCGAAGGTTTGGCCAATGGTGGGTATCAAGTTGAAGGACTGGCAAGAGAACTGTTCCCAAATGGTTTAGAAATTGAAGCAGATTCTATAACAGAAATCGATCTACAAACCCGAAAGTACCTTGCAGAGAATGACCATGGGGTTCTCTTTCAAGCAGGGCTCATAGCTGAAGATATGGCGGCTGTTTTTGATATCTTGAATGTCTATGGTGACACCATTGAAGTGATCGAAGTGAAAGCCAAATCCATTGATGCAGAAGAAACCTTTTTTAAGAACAATAAGAAAGGCATTAAAAAGGAATGGTTGCCATATCTTTTAGATATTGCCTTTCAAGTACATGTTTTAGAAACTGCATATCCCAATAAGACCATCATCCCCAAAATTGCCTTGGTTGATAAAGCTCGAAAATGCCAGGTGGATGGCATGAATCAGCGTTTTGTTCTGAAACCCAAGAGTAATTCATACAAAACGGAAGTCATTCGTAAAGAAGGACCCATTGATTCTACGCTTATCAAGATCATTCCTGTTGCTGAAGAAATAGAGTTTCTCAAAAAACATGGGATTGCCAACGAATTAAATCAGGAAAATAAGAATCATCTTCAGACTTCCATTAAAATATTTTCAGATTCATTGCCAAAAAAAGAGAAGCTTCACCCAAAACTAGGAACCCATTGTAAAAAGTGTGAGTTTAAGTCCGAAGATCTCAATCAAAGTGGTGTGCATGAATGTTGGAAGAATAAGGATAGTCAGCCACTGGTTATCGATGTATGGCATGCCAAACAAAAATGGATTGATGAGGGCTTGCGCTTTATGCATGAGTTGGATTATGACCACCTTGAAAACAAGGAAAAGAATTCAAGCCGTGCGCTAAGGCAATGGCTGCAAATTCAAAATACCCTCAATCCAAGTGGTGCAAAGTTTGAGCGTAAGGCTTTCAAAGAGCAGCTAGCTCAACTTGAATATCCTTTTCATTTTATTGATTTTGAGTCGTCTACCGTTGCGCTACCATTTTTCAAAAATATGCAACCCTACCAAACTGTTGCTTTTCAATATTCACACCATATTCTGTACGAAAGCGGACAAATAGAACATGTATCGCAATATTTAAATACTACGCCTGGTCAATTTCCAAATTTCGACTTTGCAAGACACCTGAAGAAAAGTTTGGAACCAGTAAAGGGTAGTATTTTCATGTATCACCCTCACGAAAATACTGTGCTAAACCACATAATCGACCAGCTTTTAGAATCGAAAGAAAAAGATAGCGATGAACTGATCGCATGGCTTGAAAGCTTGACATACAAGAAAGAGAAGAATCGATATATCCGTGAACCTGGGAATCGAGCTATGATTGATCTAAAGCAAATGGTCGTTGATTTTTATTATCACCCGAAAATGAGAGGTTCGAACTCAATCAAGCATGTTTTTCCCGCAATAATAAATGACAGTGCATTTTTACAAAAAAAGTATTCAGCGCCTATTTATGGAACGAGTGAGTTCGTAAGTAAAAACTTTAAAGATAAAGTCTGGATTACAAAAAATGAAAACAATCAGATCATCAATCCTTACGAGCAACTTCCAGAGATTGCCATTGAAGATCAAGCCTTCGACGCTCAATCAGAAAACCTTCCCGAATTTCAGCATGACTCCATAGGAAACGGTGGAGCAGCCATGATGGCTTATGCTTACCTACAATTTTCTGAAGTGCCCAGTGAAACAAGAGAGCAAATCAAAAAAGCCCTCTTGCAATACTGCGAGCTAGACACACTAGCAATGGCTATGATCATGGAGGCTTGGATTAATTATGACAAATAA
- a CDS encoding SprT family zinc-dependent metalloprotease — MENRVIRYGSFPIAYEVVRSSRRRTLGISVHRDQSVQVRAPKGLATHEIDLRVEKRASWILKHQRKFALLPPVVEKKYIKGETHRYLGKDYILRPKVGTKIKVTIVTHYIDVESRSMERSALLRGILKWYSEQAKAYFPSRMEINQSRFQNLALPEFSLRVRRMRSRWGSCSPKGVITLNSRLMEHSVSVIDYVITHELCHLFIPNHSKQFYQLMSKVMPNWKELREKLKGQEGI, encoded by the coding sequence GTGGAAAATAGAGTCATTCGATATGGCAGCTTTCCCATTGCGTATGAAGTGGTGCGCAGTTCGAGAAGAAGAACGCTAGGAATTTCAGTTCATCGAGACCAGTCGGTTCAGGTGAGAGCACCGAAAGGACTGGCGACTCATGAAATAGACCTGCGAGTCGAGAAAAGAGCTTCTTGGATACTCAAACATCAACGTAAATTTGCCCTTTTGCCACCTGTCGTTGAGAAGAAATACATCAAAGGTGAAACCCATCGTTACCTGGGAAAAGACTATATATTAAGGCCTAAAGTAGGGACTAAAATTAAAGTAACTATAGTTACCCATTATATCGATGTAGAAAGTCGCTCTATGGAGCGCTCAGCGCTTCTGAGGGGCATTCTCAAGTGGTATTCCGAACAAGCTAAGGCCTATTTCCCCTCACGAATGGAGATTAATCAATCTCGCTTTCAGAATTTGGCACTTCCTGAGTTTTCACTTCGAGTACGCCGAATGAGATCTAGGTGGGGAAGTTGTTCACCCAAAGGAGTGATTACCCTAAATTCTCGGTTGATGGAGCACTCAGTCAGCGTGATTGACTATGTAATCACCCATGAGCTGTGTCACTTGTTTATCCCAAACCATAGCAAGCAGTTTTACCAATTGATGAGCAAAGTCATGCCCAATTGGAAAGAGCTTCGGGAAAAGCTGAAAGGGCAGGAAGGAATATAG
- a CDS encoding restriction endonuclease, producing the protein MSSIPSYDKFMLPILKIHKDKEVHHLPDNYDELANQFGISDQERHEMLESGRQTRFKNRIGWARTYLKKAGLLEIVSPGKTKITERGIEVLGEELQDIDVSYLNQFSEFVEFRRGSKKNDSVEMRVADKDSPEDYLEEGYRQIRNQLETDLLEKIQTGTYTFFEQLVVDLLIQLGYGGSKRDAGSAIGKSGDNGIDGIIKEDRLGLDVIYLQAKKWKNTVGRPDVQAFAGSLEGFRAKKGVFITTSDFSKDAIEYVTRIDKKIVLINGEELVRLMIDNNLGVNTVSKYEIKEIDLDYFEN; encoded by the coding sequence ATGTCGAGTATTCCTAGTTACGATAAGTTTATGTTGCCCATTTTAAAAATTCACAAAGATAAAGAGGTTCATCACTTACCCGATAACTATGATGAACTTGCAAATCAGTTCGGTATATCAGATCAAGAAAGACATGAAATGTTGGAGAGCGGTAGGCAAACGCGTTTTAAAAATCGAATTGGTTGGGCTAGGACTTATCTTAAAAAGGCTGGCCTTCTGGAAATCGTATCGCCAGGGAAAACAAAAATTACAGAGAGAGGGATAGAGGTATTAGGTGAAGAGCTGCAAGATATTGATGTTTCCTATTTGAATCAATTCTCAGAATTTGTTGAATTCAGAAGAGGTTCGAAAAAGAATGATTCTGTTGAGATGAGAGTTGCGGATAAAGACAGTCCAGAGGATTATCTCGAAGAGGGCTATAGGCAAATAAGAAATCAACTAGAAACAGATCTTTTGGAAAAAATCCAAACAGGAACATACACCTTTTTTGAACAGCTTGTTGTCGATTTGCTCATTCAGCTTGGTTATGGAGGGTCAAAAAGAGATGCAGGGTCAGCTATTGGTAAGTCAGGTGATAATGGAATCGATGGAATCATTAAGGAAGATCGTTTAGGGCTAGATGTAATCTATCTGCAGGCAAAAAAATGGAAAAACACTGTTGGTAGGCCTGACGTTCAAGCTTTTGCAGGAAGCTTAGAAGGTTTTAGAGCTAAGAAAGGTGTTTTTATAACAACATCTGACTTTTCCAAAGATGCCATCGAGTATGTGACACGGATCGATAAAAAGATTGTCCTAATCAATGGCGAAGAGCTGGTGAGGCTAATGATTGATAATAACCTCGGAGTTAACACGGTATCTAAATATGAAATCAAGGAAATAGACCTAGATTATTTTGAAAATTAA